Genomic DNA from Actinopolymorpha sp. NPDC004070:
CTTCGACACGTTCGTCATCGGCTCGTCCAACCGGTTCGCCCACGCGGCGGCCGTGGCGGTGTCGGAGGCGCCCGGCAAGGCGTACAACCCGCTGTTGATCTACGGCGACTCCGGGCTCGGCAAGACCCACCTGCTGCACGCGATCGGCCACTACGTCCGCAACCTCTTCGCGAACGCACGGATCCGCTACGTGTCCAGCGAGGAGTTCACCAACGACTTCATCAACTCGATCCGGGACGACAAGGCGCCGACGTTCCAGCGCCGCTACCGCGACGTCGACGTGCTCCTCGTCGACGACATCCAGTTCCTCGAGAACAAGGAGCGCACGCAGGAGGAGTTCTTCCACACCTTCAACGCGCTCCACAACGCGAACAAGCAGATCGTGATCTCCTCCGACCGGCCGCCGAAGCGACTGGAGACGCTGGAGGACCGGCTGCGCAACCGGTTCGAGTGGGGGCTGATCACCGACATCCAGCCGCCCGACCTGGAGACCCGGATCGCGATCCTGCGCAAGAAGGCCGCCCAGGAACGCCTCACCGCTCCGCCGGAGGTGCTGGAGTTCATCGCCAGCAAGATCCAGACCAACATTCGCGAGCTCGAGGGCGCGCTGATCCGGGTGACGGCGTTCGCGAGCCTCAACCGGCAGGCCGTCGACCTCGCCCTGGCAGAGATCGTGCTGAAGGACCTCATCCCGACCGGCGGCGAGCCGGAGATCACCGCGGGCCAGATCATGGCGCAGACGTCGTCGTACTTCGGCCTGTCGATGGACGACCTGTGCGGGTCCAGCCGCAGCCGCGTCCTGGTGACGGCCCGGCAGATCGCGATGTACCTCTGCCGCGAGCTCACCGACCTGTCGCTGCCGAAGATCGGCCAGCAGTTCGGCGGACGCGACCACACCACGGTCATGCACGCGGACCGGAAGATCCGGCAGCTGATGGCGGAGCGCCGCAGCGTCTACAACCAGGTGACCGAGCTGACGAACCGCATCAAGCAGCAGGCGCGGTCGTCCTGAACCCCGACGCCGCGGCGGCCTGCCCGCCACCCCTGACACGCCCGGTACGCCCTCCGAGCTGTGCTCACACCCTGGGGACAACTCTGTGGATCAATCCCGACCAGGTCGGGGAAGAACTGTGGATCGGGTGGGACAGAACTCCGC
This window encodes:
- the dnaA gene encoding chromosomal replication initiator protein DnaA; this encodes MAGEPDPLSATWRLVREGLDQDLPATHRVWLAQSRPVTLHGNTAIIAVRDDFTRTQLETKLRPRLEDALSTALGQSVRLAVTVEPSLSLDDHDDHDGDGRAGAATGSHRDEYDQGRERGGSSAGPHDQGSSGTQTPGMSGSLGSPGSPGSGSSGQSGVPDLPRSGLNGGVSGTDAFALSSAPPGQPVRADSEPPRLNPKYLFDTFVIGSSNRFAHAAAVAVSEAPGKAYNPLLIYGDSGLGKTHLLHAIGHYVRNLFANARIRYVSSEEFTNDFINSIRDDKAPTFQRRYRDVDVLLVDDIQFLENKERTQEEFFHTFNALHNANKQIVISSDRPPKRLETLEDRLRNRFEWGLITDIQPPDLETRIAILRKKAAQERLTAPPEVLEFIASKIQTNIRELEGALIRVTAFASLNRQAVDLALAEIVLKDLIPTGGEPEITAGQIMAQTSSYFGLSMDDLCGSSRSRVLVTARQIAMYLCRELTDLSLPKIGQQFGGRDHTTVMHADRKIRQLMAERRSVYNQVTELTNRIKQQARSS